One Acidobacteriota bacterium DNA window includes the following coding sequences:
- a CDS encoding amino acid ABC transporter ATP-binding protein: MISVNNLQKSYGEAAALRGISFDVSVSELTVIIGPSGCGKSTLLRCLNGLELFDSGSVRIGEHELKMNGASQHQFNTQLRHLREEVGMVFQSFNLFPHLTVLENAVLAPTVVKKMNRAEAEERARNLLTKVGLKDRMEYYPSQLSGGQQQRAAIARALTMSPKVMLYDEPTSALDPSLVGEVLSIMRQLDDEGMTQVVVTHEMNFARDVADKVLVLSEGELIESDSPDVIFTSPRDERTRAFLQRYL, from the coding sequence ATTATCTCCGTCAACAATCTGCAAAAAAGTTATGGCGAAGCGGCGGCGCTGCGCGGCATCAGCTTTGATGTTTCCGTTTCCGAACTGACCGTCATCATCGGCCCATCGGGCTGCGGCAAGTCTACCTTGTTGCGATGCCTGAATGGGCTGGAATTATTTGACAGCGGCAGTGTGCGTATCGGCGAACACGAACTGAAAATGAACGGCGCTTCGCAGCATCAATTCAATACCCAGCTTCGGCATTTGCGCGAAGAAGTGGGGATGGTGTTTCAAAGCTTCAATCTGTTTCCGCATCTGACCGTGCTGGAAAACGCTGTGCTGGCTCCGACCGTGGTCAAAAAGATGAATCGGGCAGAAGCCGAAGAGCGCGCGCGAAACTTGCTGACCAAAGTCGGATTGAAAGATCGCATGGAGTATTACCCCTCGCAACTTTCCGGTGGCCAGCAGCAGCGCGCGGCGATTGCGCGCGCATTGACGATGTCGCCGAAGGTGATGCTGTATGACGAACCGACTTCGGCGCTCGATCCTTCACTGGTTGGCGAAGTCTTGAGCATCATGCGGCAACTCGATGACGAAGGCATGACGCAGGTTGTCGTCACGCACGAAATGAACTTTGCCCGCGATGTCGCCGACAAGGTGTTGGTGCTCAGCGAAGGCGAATTGATCGAAAGCGATTCGCCCGACGTGATTTTCACTTCGCCGCGCGATGAACGAACGCGCGCTTTTCTGCAACGTTACCTCTAA
- a CDS encoding type II toxin-antitoxin system HicB family antitoxin: MRYAVIVEQGATSFGAYVPDLPGCVAAAETKEEVLQLIQEAIEFHLEGLVEDGQPIPQPSSVVEYIEARAA; the protein is encoded by the coding sequence ATGCGTTACGCCGTGATTGTTGAACAAGGAGCAACCAGTTTCGGAGCTTATGTGCCTGATCTGCCTGGTTGTGTCGCTGCAGCGGAAACCAAAGAGGAAGTGTTGCAACTGATTCAGGAAGCGATTGAATTTCATTTGGAAGGGTTGGTTGAAGATGGCCAACCGATTCCACAGCCTTCGTCAGTTGTCGAGTACATTGAAGCGAGAGCCGCATAA
- a CDS encoding type II toxin-antitoxin system HicA family toxin has protein sequence MKVKEVIKLLEDDGWYLARTKGSHRQFKHPTKPGTVTVAGKPSVDIPPGTLNSILKQAGLKEEN, from the coding sequence ATGAAGGTGAAAGAGGTCATTAAACTGTTGGAAGACGATGGCTGGTATTTGGCGCGAACGAAAGGCAGTCATCGTCAATTCAAACATCCGACCAAGCCGGGTACGGTTACTGTAGCCGGAAAACCAAGTGTTGACATTCCGCCTGGAACGCTAAACAGCATTCTAAAGCAGGCAGGATTGAAAGAAGAGAATTGA
- a CDS encoding long-chain-fatty-acid--CoA ligase, with translation MIVQFNEYDFLKRAMAVYGNQEAVVSGDLRLTYNQLGERVNRWVNLMRSLGVQQGDRVAIISQNDHRLMDGFFGAPLMGAVYMPINFRLIADDFNYILNHAEAKVLIVEDWLVPTVESIRGELKTVQQFMTFSNGGTIPSSWQNYDTLLYLASPAAPKPAEVDENDIATILYTSGTTGRPKGVMSTHRNLYINAINSIIEFSLKPDDVYFHTLAQFHCNGWGLPYAVTGVGAKHVIVKKYEPASFFAMATREGMTFACMPPIMINLALNHPLTDEQRAALPREGVRVATAGSAPPMASIKGMQEKLGWQVIQIYGLTETSPFLTVSKVKPHMKDLPTEEKYRVQTRTGYEMLDVEIRVVDEEGNDVPPDNKSVGEIIARSNVVMKGYWRQPEATDAVIVDGWFHTGDMATMDAEGMVEIVDRKKDLIISGGENISSIEVEGMLYKHPKVLEAACIGIPDEKWGEVPAALVVLKSGERATEDDIIAFCRENLAHYKCPKSVSFIEALPRTATGKIQKNLLRDKFWQGKGKRVG, from the coding sequence GTGATTGTACAATTCAATGAATATGATTTTCTCAAACGCGCGATGGCTGTGTATGGTAACCAGGAAGCCGTCGTTTCGGGCGATCTTCGGCTGACCTATAACCAGTTGGGCGAGCGCGTGAACCGCTGGGTGAACTTGATGAGAAGTCTCGGCGTCCAGCAAGGTGACCGCGTTGCCATCATTTCGCAAAACGATCATCGGTTGATGGATGGATTTTTCGGTGCGCCGCTGATGGGCGCGGTGTACATGCCGATCAACTTCCGGCTGATTGCTGACGACTTCAATTACATCCTCAACCACGCCGAAGCCAAAGTCCTGATTGTCGAAGACTGGTTGGTTCCCACCGTCGAATCCATTCGCGGCGAACTGAAAACCGTCCAGCAATTCATGACCTTTTCCAACGGCGGCACGATTCCATCAAGCTGGCAAAATTACGACACATTGCTTTACCTGGCTTCGCCAGCGGCTCCGAAACCTGCCGAAGTGGATGAAAACGACATCGCGACGATTCTGTATACCTCCGGCACGACCGGCCGCCCGAAAGGCGTGATGTCCACGCATCGCAATCTGTACATCAACGCCATAAACTCGATCATCGAATTCAGCTTGAAACCCGACGACGTTTACTTTCACACGCTGGCACAATTTCATTGCAACGGATGGGGATTGCCCTATGCCGTCACGGGCGTCGGGGCCAAACACGTCATTGTCAAAAAATATGAACCAGCCAGTTTCTTTGCCATGGCCACGCGCGAAGGCATGACCTTCGCCTGCATGCCGCCAATAATGATCAATCTGGCGCTGAATCATCCGCTGACCGATGAACAGCGCGCTGCTTTACCGCGCGAAGGTGTTCGCGTCGCCACTGCCGGGTCGGCTCCGCCAATGGCTTCAATCAAAGGGATGCAGGAAAAGCTGGGCTGGCAGGTGATTCAGATTTACGGTTTGACCGAAACCTCGCCGTTTTTGACCGTCAGCAAGGTCAAACCGCACATGAAAGATTTGCCGACGGAAGAAAAATACCGCGTTCAAACCCGCACGGGATACGAAATGCTCGACGTGGAAATTCGTGTCGTGGATGAAGAAGGCAACGACGTTCCGCCCGACAACAAATCAGTCGGCGAAATTATTGCCCGCAGCAATGTGGTGATGAAAGGATACTGGCGGCAACCCGAAGCCACCGACGCCGTCATCGTGGACGGATGGTTTCACACTGGCGATATGGCGACGATGGACGCCGAAGGCATGGTCGAAATCGTAGACCGCAAAAAAGACCTGATTATTTCCGGGGGCGAAAACATCTCTTCCATCGAAGTCGAAGGCATGCTCTACAAACATCCCAAAGTCCTGGAAGCCGCCTGCATCGGCATCCCGGACGAAAAATGGGGCGAAGTCCCCGCCGCGCTGGTCGTGCTGAAATCCGGCGAACGAGCCACCGAAGACGACATCATCGCCTTTTGCCGCGAGAACCTGGCGCATTACAAATGCCCGAAATCCGTCAGCTTCATTGAGGCTTTGCCAAGAACGGCGACCGGCAAGATTCAGAAAAACCTGCTCCGCGACAAGTTTTGGCAGGGCAAAGGGAAGCGGGTAGGCTGA
- a CDS encoding glycosyltransferase family 39 protein, which produces MDQSEKPRSEKLTHGFEREDRFALLALSALFVVMMAASWQRWTQPLLDHGREMNLPARILAGERLYSDVQFLYGPFAPHFNALLYKLFGIHLGTLKVSGTICALLILLGIYWLSRQLMSVWESAAVTGLVLVICAIKSTANYIQPYAYAALYGFLFSLSSLVCTVKFVQTRQAKLMAWAGFFAGLSLISKPEIALAGWAAAAVVLLTESVSARKALGREALNFVLPVIVIFAASYGFILSRTPLSVLLNDNHVLFTNMPPQLVYFNRHISGLAKLPMSLWFSLTGIAVFGVWAGACALVGSALSFRRQNWLQSLRLSALVLLISAVLREAAIKFLNVPDDVTPFASAIFALPVVIGVIGWRIWKARQTGLSVSVEQRILLALSVFSLFSILRALLNVTTTGPYTPFFIPTLIVVFLYLLFRATPVFLAAPPQVRLNARHVAVCLIALLVIGLGINSARRFRKINTFEVSSARGSFITLPEIGEPLQAAIRFAEEQTKPGEYVLTLPVATTINFMAARPYPLREEIVHPGFLTDEKEFDAIERIKARKVPLVLVANLITSEFRDRVFGADYNKELMRWITENYHLVKRFESHRRQGANFDNTPFFILAYERNP; this is translated from the coding sequence ATGGATCAATCCGAAAAGCCCCGAAGTGAAAAACTGACGCACGGTTTCGAGCGCGAAGACCGTTTTGCCCTGCTGGCCCTCTCTGCATTGTTTGTTGTGATGATGGCGGCTTCGTGGCAGCGGTGGACGCAACCATTGCTGGATCACGGGCGCGAAATGAATTTGCCCGCGCGTATTCTGGCTGGTGAGCGGTTGTATTCCGATGTGCAGTTTTTGTATGGGCCGTTTGCGCCACACTTCAATGCGTTGCTGTACAAACTCTTCGGCATTCATTTGGGAACATTGAAAGTCAGCGGGACGATTTGCGCTCTTCTGATCCTGCTGGGGATTTACTGGTTGTCGCGGCAATTGATGTCCGTGTGGGAATCGGCGGCGGTCACAGGATTGGTGTTGGTCATCTGCGCCATCAAATCCACGGCCAATTACATCCAACCCTATGCCTACGCTGCGTTGTACGGATTTCTGTTTTCCCTGTCTTCGCTGGTTTGCACCGTGAAATTCGTGCAAACGCGACAAGCCAAATTGATGGCCTGGGCGGGATTTTTCGCGGGCTTGTCGCTGATTTCCAAGCCGGAAATTGCGCTTGCCGGATGGGCGGCGGCGGCAGTGGTGTTGTTGACGGAAAGTGTGTCGGCGCGCAAGGCGCTGGGACGAGAAGCGTTGAATTTCGTGTTGCCCGTCATTGTCATTTTCGCGGCAAGTTACGGGTTCATTTTGAGCCGTACGCCGCTGTCGGTGTTGTTGAATGACAACCACGTGCTGTTCACCAACATGCCGCCGCAGTTGGTGTACTTCAACCGGCACATCAGCGGATTAGCCAAATTGCCGATGTCGTTGTGGTTTTCGCTGACGGGCATCGCCGTTTTCGGCGTATGGGCCGGAGCCTGCGCATTGGTCGGTTCGGCGTTATCGTTTCGCAGGCAAAATTGGCTGCAATCGCTTCGGTTGAGCGCGCTGGTATTGCTGATCAGCGCCGTGTTGCGGGAAGCCGCAATTAAATTTTTGAACGTTCCGGACGATGTGACGCCCTTTGCTTCGGCGATTTTTGCCTTGCCCGTGGTCATTGGCGTCATAGGTTGGCGAATCTGGAAAGCCCGGCAAACCGGCCTAAGCGTTTCTGTTGAACAGCGAATTTTGCTGGCGCTGTCGGTATTCAGCCTGTTTTCGATTTTACGGGCATTGTTGAACGTCACAACCACTGGGCCGTACACACCTTTTTTCATCCCGACGCTGATTGTTGTTTTTTTGTACCTGCTATTCCGAGCCACGCCCGTGTTTCTGGCTGCCCCGCCACAGGTTCGCTTGAACGCTCGCCACGTTGCCGTTTGTTTGATCGCGTTGCTGGTCATCGGATTGGGAATCAATTCGGCGCGACGCTTTCGCAAAATCAACACCTTTGAAGTCAGTTCCGCACGCGGCAGTTTCATCACCCTGCCGGAAATCGGCGAACCGTTGCAAGCGGCCATCCGCTTTGCCGAAGAACAAACCAAACCCGGAGAATATGTGTTGACGCTGCCCGTCGCGACGACCATTAACTTTATGGCTGCGCGGCCTTACCCGTTGCGCGAAGAAATCGTGCATCCAGGATTCCTGACCGACGAAAAAGAATTTGACGCCATCGAACGGATCAAAGCCCGCAAGGTTCCATTGGTGTTGGTGGCCAATCTGATCACTTCGGAATTTCGCGACCGTGTATTCGGCGCGGATTACAACAAAGAATTGATGCGCTGGATCACGGAAAATTATCACCTGGTCAAACGCTTTGAATCCCACCGGCGACAAGGAGCGAATTTCGACAACACGCCGTTCTTCATTTTGGCCTACGAACGCAACCCATGA